A window from Vanessa cardui chromosome 21, ilVanCard2.1, whole genome shotgun sequence encodes these proteins:
- the LOC124538810 gene encoding WAS/WASL-interacting protein family member 3 isoform X1 produces the protein MSNISLSLSHMNLTSFYQKGGNRLENTSKMTSTSFNVGLGDGSRSSSRVLRPPGGGHTDIFGGEPEPTRGRRPAPATAASLIQGYGDEPAKPTNGAVTPSQNGQASEPHEAPAPPAPVPEPAQEAPIPQAASTPNAAPTPTTPPEPKSMSPKAVTPTEPRNEAPKRVRVPPGGFSSGLW, from the exons ATGTCAAATATATCACTGTCTCTGTCCCACATGAATTTAACTTCATTCTATCAAAAAGGAGGAAACCGATTGGAG AATACATCTAAAATGACTTCTACATCTTTTAACGTTGGCCTCGGAGATGGATCCCGTTCGTCGAGCCGAGTGCTTCGCCCCCCTGGTGGCGGTCACACAGACATCTTTGGTGGGGAGCCCGAACCCACCCGAGGCCGCCGTCCCGCCCCTGCCACCGCAGCTAGTCTAATCCAAg GTTATGGCGACGAGCCAGCGAAGCCTACAAACGGCGCAGTAACCCCTAGCCAGAACGGTCAAGCGAGCGAACCCCACGAAGCCCCAGCGCCTCCCGCCCCAGTCCCAGAGCCCGCACAAGAAGCCCCCATACCCCAAGCTGCATCAACACCTAATGCGGCCCCAACACCCACAACACCCCCTGAGCCCAAATCCATGAGCCCCAAAGCGGTCACGCCCACGGAACCCAGGAACGAGGCGCCTAAGCGCGTCCGTGTGCCTCCCGGTGGATTTTCATCCGGACTATGGTAA
- the LOC124538810 gene encoding WAS/WASL-interacting protein family member 3 isoform X2: MNTSKMTSTSFNVGLGDGSRSSSRVLRPPGGGHTDIFGGEPEPTRGRRPAPATAASLIQGYGDEPAKPTNGAVTPSQNGQASEPHEAPAPPAPVPEPAQEAPIPQAASTPNAAPTPTTPPEPKSMSPKAVTPTEPRNEAPKRVRVPPGGFSSGLW, encoded by the exons atg AATACATCTAAAATGACTTCTACATCTTTTAACGTTGGCCTCGGAGATGGATCCCGTTCGTCGAGCCGAGTGCTTCGCCCCCCTGGTGGCGGTCACACAGACATCTTTGGTGGGGAGCCCGAACCCACCCGAGGCCGCCGTCCCGCCCCTGCCACCGCAGCTAGTCTAATCCAAg GTTATGGCGACGAGCCAGCGAAGCCTACAAACGGCGCAGTAACCCCTAGCCAGAACGGTCAAGCGAGCGAACCCCACGAAGCCCCAGCGCCTCCCGCCCCAGTCCCAGAGCCCGCACAAGAAGCCCCCATACCCCAAGCTGCATCAACACCTAATGCGGCCCCAACACCCACAACACCCCCTGAGCCCAAATCCATGAGCCCCAAAGCGGTCACGCCCACGGAACCCAGGAACGAGGCGCCTAAGCGCGTCCGTGTGCCTCCCGGTGGATTTTCATCCGGACTATGGTAA